One window of the Chryseotalea sp. WA131a genome contains the following:
- a CDS encoding sigma-54-dependent Fis family transcriptional regulator, whose amino-acid sequence MANKESEIQSIKQRFGIIGNAQLLNHAVEVAMQVAPTDMTVLITGESGSGKESFSKIIHQLSPRKHGQFIAINCGSIPEGTIDSELFGHEKGSFTGAHESRKGYFEVTNGGTIFLDEIGEMPLATQARLLRVLENGEFIKVGSSKVLKTDVRVVAATNVNLLNKVEQGKFREDLYYRLNTVPIFVPPLRERGNDTELLFRKFATDFAEKYKVKPITLTPDAKEVLLKYRFPGNIRQLKNLVEQISVLSPDRKEINGGDLAYYIPKESTLPALYNQNSSEGISERDILYKVLFDMKKDMNDLKKMVLDALANPAQAAQLIKENANLFESVRLEEKQPNDVVLNISPVRPSTSGPEVAEEVQDITHEAEDDSLSIEKKERELILRALRKNNNKRKYAARDLGISERTLYRKIKEYELEED is encoded by the coding sequence ATGGCAAACAAAGAATCAGAAATACAAAGTATTAAGCAGCGTTTTGGAATCATCGGCAATGCGCAATTGCTAAATCATGCGGTAGAAGTGGCGATGCAAGTTGCGCCCACGGACATGACGGTACTCATTACGGGCGAAAGTGGATCGGGAAAAGAATCGTTTTCTAAAATCATTCATCAACTCAGTCCCCGCAAGCACGGGCAATTTATTGCTATCAACTGCGGCTCCATTCCCGAAGGCACTATCGATTCAGAACTATTTGGTCATGAAAAGGGATCCTTCACAGGTGCGCACGAATCCCGCAAAGGTTATTTTGAGGTGACCAATGGTGGCACTATTTTTTTGGATGAAATTGGCGAGATGCCCCTGGCTACCCAAGCACGATTGCTTCGTGTATTGGAGAATGGCGAGTTCATTAAAGTAGGCTCTTCCAAAGTACTCAAAACCGATGTGCGTGTGGTAGCCGCTACCAACGTAAACTTGCTAAACAAAGTAGAGCAAGGCAAATTTAGGGAAGACCTTTATTACCGCCTGAACACCGTGCCCATTTTTGTTCCTCCCTTGCGGGAAAGGGGCAATGACACGGAACTATTGTTTAGAAAATTTGCGACAGACTTTGCTGAGAAATACAAAGTAAAACCAATCACGCTAACCCCTGATGCAAAGGAAGTTTTGTTGAAATATCGATTTCCGGGAAACATCCGTCAGTTAAAAAATTTGGTAGAACAAATTTCGGTGCTATCACCTGATAGAAAAGAAATCAACGGAGGAGATTTGGCCTATTACATTCCAAAGGAATCGACCCTCCCCGCGCTCTACAATCAAAATTCGTCTGAAGGAATTAGTGAACGGGATATTCTTTACAAGGTTCTTTTTGATATGAAAAAGGACATGAACGATTTGAAAAAAATGGTGTTGGATGCGTTGGCAAATCCCGCCCAAGCAGCCCAGTTGATAAAAGAGAATGCCAACCTCTTCGAAAGCGTACGCTTAGAAGAAAAACAGCCGAATGATGTGGTTTTGAACATCTCACCGGTGAGGCCATCCACCAGCGGTCCGGAAGTGGCGGAAGAAGTGCAAGACATCACCCATGAAGCGGAGGATGACTCGCTGAGCATTGAGAAAAAAGAAAGAGAATTGATTTTGCGTGCCCTCCGAAAAAACAACAATAAGCGCAAATATGCGGCACGAGATTTGGGTATTTCAGAAAGAACGCTCTATAGGAAAATTAAAGAATACGAGCTTGAAGAAGACTAA
- a CDS encoding MFS transporter, translated as MSLRERSRILLNGFTPTFWVANSLELFERLAYYGSKAVLAVFIAEKVGLESEAGFLSGLFNTFLYSLPIIAGVFVDKYGFKRTLMTCFAIFCIGYFLIGAAGMGWDFIDVIGKKNYLVFALIFTAIGGSLIKPCVVGTVAVTSKPDARALGFSIYYTLVNFGGAIGPILAYYIRTDLGIEFVLIMSSITSLLLFFGAWLFYKEPAETELKEKKTFGKILSDMVLVFGNLKFMIFLLIFSGFWMMFWQIYYSFPFYVKDILHYEAFEFLETVDAWSIILLTIPITALVKKWKPIIAMIVGFSISSLSWIIIGAGGTTMAAIIGMAVFAIGEATQAPRFYEYVSAIAPKDQVGTFMGFAFMPIAIGSFTAGIIADWLRASYMQTNPAMMWYTLSGIGLLSTVLLIVYNFIVSKN; from the coding sequence ATGAGTCTTCGAGAGCGCTCCCGCATTCTGCTCAATGGCTTTACACCTACTTTTTGGGTGGCCAATTCCCTCGAACTTTTTGAACGCTTGGCCTACTACGGCTCCAAGGCAGTGTTGGCTGTTTTTATTGCTGAAAAGGTAGGCTTAGAAAGCGAGGCAGGATTTTTATCTGGATTGTTCAATACCTTTTTGTATTCTCTTCCGATCATCGCAGGAGTGTTTGTGGATAAGTATGGTTTCAAACGAACGTTGATGACCTGCTTTGCCATTTTTTGCATTGGGTATTTTTTGATTGGTGCTGCTGGAATGGGGTGGGATTTTATTGATGTCATCGGAAAAAAGAACTATCTCGTTTTCGCCTTGATATTTACCGCCATTGGTGGCTCATTGATCAAGCCGTGTGTGGTAGGCACGGTGGCTGTTACCTCGAAGCCTGATGCTCGTGCATTGGGCTTCTCAATTTATTATACACTCGTTAATTTTGGTGGCGCCATCGGTCCAATTCTCGCCTATTACATACGTACCGATTTAGGGATTGAGTTTGTATTGATCATGTCATCTATTACATCTCTACTTTTGTTTTTCGGAGCATGGTTGTTTTATAAAGAACCAGCCGAAACAGAGTTAAAGGAAAAGAAAACATTTGGAAAAATATTGAGCGATATGGTGCTCGTTTTCGGAAACCTCAAGTTCATGATTTTTCTCCTCATCTTTTCAGGTTTTTGGATGATGTTCTGGCAAATCTATTATTCGTTTCCGTTTTACGTAAAGGACATTTTGCATTACGAAGCCTTTGAGTTTTTAGAAACCGTAGATGCGTGGAGCATTATTTTATTGACCATTCCCATTACAGCTTTGGTAAAAAAATGGAAACCCATCATCGCCATGATAGTTGGGTTTAGTATCTCCAGTCTATCGTGGATTATCATTGGAGCAGGCGGGACCACCATGGCAGCCATTATTGGTATGGCGGTGTTTGCCATTGGCGAAGCTACTCAAGCACCACGCTTTTATGAATACGTGAGTGCCATTGCACCAAAAGATCAAGTAGGTACATTTATGGGATTTGCATTTATGCCCATTGCCATAGGTTCGTTTACAGCCGGAATCATTGCTGATTGGCTGCGTGCATCGTACATGCAAACCAACCCCGCCATGATGTGGTATACGCTTTCTGGGATTGGTTTGCTATCAACAGTTTTGCTTATTGTTTATAATTTTATCGTATCAAAAAATTGA
- the secG gene encoding preprotein translocase subunit SecG, protein MLYTLFIVLAIVSAVLLVLVVLAQNSKGGGLSGQFGGSSASNIMGVKKTGDLLERLTWGFAIAIMVFSLATNFTTPSSSSAQDEILEKAKEQQSAPSLNLTPKATNDSTKK, encoded by the coding sequence ATGTTGTATACCCTGTTTATCGTATTGGCTATTGTTAGTGCCGTTCTTTTAGTATTGGTTGTGTTAGCACAAAACTCCAAAGGTGGTGGCCTTTCCGGTCAATTTGGAGGTTCATCCGCGAGCAACATCATGGGCGTAAAAAAGACAGGCGACCTTTTAGAAAGACTCACATGGGGATTTGCCATTGCCATTATGGTATTTTCATTGGCTACTAATTTTACTACCCCTAGCAGCAGCTCCGCACAAGATGAAATTTTGGAGAAAGCTAAAGAGCAGCAAAGTGCACCTTCTTTAAATTTGACTCCCAAGGCTACTAACGACAGCACCAAAAAGTGA
- a CDS encoding LptE family protein gives MKKTNRFTMYDLRFTIPRLQKSTERPINLHSKIIILKSPIKNYLKLCGSILALASFSILSGCKLYSLSGAATTARTMQVDLFYNNTDLGPANLSQNFTNRLKDYFQQNSSLKIVPENGELQIEGTLVQYAVSPIAPVSNNSASQPTQAALTRLTIGVRVNYVDTRELKNSFKDKTFSFYADFPNEQNLLTVQESLEKKIFDQIFLDMFNATIANW, from the coding sequence TTGAAGAAGACTAATCGATTTACGATGTACGATTTAAGATTTACGATTCCAAGGCTTCAAAAATCTACCGAGAGACCAATCAATCTCCATTCCAAAATAATCATTCTAAAATCACCAATCAAAAACTACCTTAAACTCTGCGGTAGTATTTTGGCACTAGCAAGTTTCTCAATACTAAGTGGTTGCAAACTTTATTCACTATCGGGTGCGGCTACCACGGCACGAACCATGCAAGTGGATTTATTCTACAACAATACCGACTTGGGGCCGGCCAACTTGAGTCAAAATTTTACCAACCGTTTGAAGGATTATTTCCAGCAAAATTCCAGTTTGAAAATCGTTCCGGAAAATGGAGAACTTCAAATTGAAGGCACCCTTGTTCAGTATGCGGTCAGTCCTATTGCACCTGTTTCCAACAACAGCGCCTCGCAGCCAACTCAAGCTGCACTTACTCGGTTAACTATTGGGGTGCGGGTCAACTATGTGGATACACGGGAACTTAAAAATAGTTTTAAAGACAAAACTTTTAGCTTTTACGCTGATTTCCCCAATGAACAAAACTTGTTAACGGTTCAAGAAAGTCTTGAGAAAAAAATCTTTGATCAGATCTTTTTGGATATGTTTAATGCAACCATTGCAAATTGGTAA
- the ispG gene encoding (E)-4-hydroxy-3-methylbut-2-enyl-diphosphate synthase, with translation MINTSIEQVKQYCNTLVNYSRRKTREVTIGNVPLGGNNPIRVQSMTTVDTMDTLGSVEQVIRMVDAGCEYVRITAPSIKEAQNLEVIKKELRARGYTVPLIADIHFTPNAAELAARLVEKVRINPGNYADKKRFEEIEYTDAAYQAELSRIREKFTPLVKICKEYGTAMRIGTNHGSLSDRIMSRYGDTPLGMVESALEFLRICEDLNFYNIVLSMKSSNPQVMVQAYRLLVQKLDEERFQAYPLHLGVTEAGDGEDGRIKSSVGIGTLLEDGLGDTVRVSLTEEPEAEVPVAQDLARRYDKRKASIVIPEITHYPIDPFSYTRRHTHEVMNIGGHNVPRVMADFSMKKKITQASLFALGYHYSVPLDKWNIADMACDYIFLGDNTIDFEIPGTLAVVQNQKTWLTQKNKPNTYPLIPAKDYKKGAEKSDELNFVYACLPDVDSELILKLNSDKTAVLVIDTYNDHGMPEQRRLFVELLENKCEVPVIIGRAYKDLTPELLQLYAATDIGGLLIDGLGDGVFIAAENCGSDKMVNETAFNILQATRTRISKTEYISCPSCGRTLFDLQETTAKIRSRTSHLKGVKIGIMGCIVNGPGEMADADYGYVGSGPGRITLYKGKEVVKRNVPTPQAVDELINLIKDGGDWIEVGDNREM, from the coding sequence ATGATCAACACCTCTATCGAACAAGTCAAACAATACTGCAACACTCTCGTCAATTACAGCCGTAGAAAAACCCGTGAGGTAACCATAGGCAATGTACCACTTGGTGGCAACAACCCCATCCGTGTGCAATCCATGACCACGGTCGATACCATGGATACGCTTGGTTCCGTGGAGCAGGTCATCCGCATGGTGGATGCCGGTTGTGAGTATGTGCGCATCACCGCGCCCAGTATCAAAGAGGCACAAAACTTAGAAGTCATCAAGAAAGAACTGCGGGCGCGAGGCTATACAGTGCCACTGATTGCCGATATTCATTTTACACCGAATGCTGCCGAACTGGCCGCACGGTTGGTCGAAAAAGTGCGCATCAATCCCGGCAACTATGCTGATAAAAAACGCTTCGAAGAAATTGAATACACGGATGCGGCTTATCAGGCAGAATTGAGTCGCATCCGTGAGAAGTTTACGCCACTGGTAAAGATTTGCAAAGAATATGGCACGGCCATGCGCATCGGCACCAACCACGGTTCGCTAAGCGACCGCATTATGAGCCGCTATGGCGATACGCCACTCGGCATGGTAGAAAGTGCGCTGGAGTTTTTGCGCATCTGCGAAGACTTAAACTTTTACAACATCGTTTTGTCGATGAAATCGAGCAACCCGCAGGTGATGGTGCAAGCGTATCGGTTGCTAGTCCAGAAGTTAGATGAAGAAAGGTTTCAAGCATATCCATTGCACCTTGGCGTGACCGAGGCAGGCGATGGTGAAGATGGTCGTATCAAATCATCGGTAGGGATTGGAACACTTTTGGAAGACGGATTGGGTGATACCGTACGCGTTTCCCTGACCGAAGAACCCGAAGCAGAAGTGCCGGTGGCGCAAGATCTGGCGAGACGATATGATAAGCGCAAGGCTTCAATTGTCATTCCAGAAATTACACACTACCCCATCGATCCATTCTCCTACACACGCAGGCATACGCATGAAGTAATGAATATTGGCGGGCATAATGTACCACGCGTGATGGCCGATTTTTCGATGAAAAAGAAAATCACCCAAGCCTCTTTGTTTGCGTTGGGCTATCATTATTCCGTTCCGTTAGATAAATGGAACATTGCCGACATGGCGTGTGATTATATTTTCTTAGGAGACAACACCATTGACTTTGAAATCCCGGGTACGTTGGCAGTCGTGCAAAATCAAAAAACGTGGCTTACGCAAAAGAATAAACCAAACACGTATCCTCTCATTCCCGCCAAGGATTACAAAAAAGGAGCAGAGAAATCTGATGAATTAAATTTTGTCTATGCATGTCTGCCAGATGTGGACAGTGAATTAATTCTAAAACTAAATTCAGACAAGACTGCCGTGCTGGTGATTGATACCTACAACGATCACGGCATGCCCGAGCAGCGGAGATTGTTTGTGGAATTGTTGGAAAACAAATGCGAAGTGCCTGTTATTATCGGCAGGGCATACAAAGATTTAACTCCAGAATTATTGCAACTGTATGCGGCCACCGATATAGGCGGTTTGTTGATTGATGGGTTGGGTGATGGTGTTTTTATTGCAGCCGAAAATTGTGGCTCTGATAAAATGGTGAACGAAACCGCTTTCAATATTTTGCAAGCCACGCGCACACGCATTTCAAAAACAGAATACATTTCTTGTCCATCTTGCGGAAGAACGTTGTTCGATTTGCAAGAGACCACTGCCAAGATTCGTTCGCGCACCAGTCACCTGAAAGGGGTAAAAATTGGCATTATGGGCTGCATTGTGAACGGCCCGGGCGAAATGGCCGATGCCGATTATGGATATGTAGGTTCTGGCCCCGGACGGATTACTTTATACAAAGGAAAGGAAGTGGTGAAACGCAACGTGCCCACGCCACAGGCGGTAGATGAGTTGATTAATTTGATTAAGGATGGGGGAGATTGGATTGAGGTAGGGGACAACCGAGAGATGTAA
- a CDS encoding TerB family tellurite resistance protein: protein MVLHNNFSDFVLFLYIHMALADHYLHPVEEEVILGKMSKLFPTEANPKQKFDAELARYKSFDHETAMTIIRDTFKQFSSVDFSQKYKVYTDLYDVINADGKVEESEKIVLEALKEIIDINAEVKN, encoded by the coding sequence ATGGTACTTCACAACAATTTTTCAGATTTTGTATTGTTCTTATACATTCACATGGCACTTGCCGACCATTACCTGCACCCAGTAGAAGAAGAAGTGATCTTAGGGAAAATGAGCAAGCTGTTTCCAACAGAAGCCAATCCAAAGCAGAAATTTGACGCTGAACTCGCAAGGTACAAAAGCTTTGACCACGAAACGGCCATGACCATCATTCGCGATACCTTCAAACAATTTTCATCTGTTGATTTCTCGCAAAAGTACAAAGTCTACACCGACTTGTACGATGTGATCAATGCCGATGGAAAAGTGGAGGAATCCGAAAAAATTGTCCTCGAAGCCTTGAAAGAAATAATCGACATTAATGCCGAAGTGAAAAACTAA
- a CDS encoding co-chaperone GroES produces the protein MAKINFKPNEDRVLVEAAPAEQKTASGIIIPDTAKEKPQQGKVIAVGEGLKDKPVTVKVGDQVLYGKYSGTEITIDGKEYLIMRNSDIFGII, from the coding sequence ATGGCAAAAATCAATTTCAAACCAAACGAAGACAGAGTGCTGGTAGAAGCAGCGCCTGCTGAACAAAAAACTGCATCTGGTATCATCATACCAGACACAGCAAAAGAAAAACCCCAACAAGGAAAAGTAATTGCTGTTGGCGAAGGATTAAAAGATAAGCCTGTAACAGTAAAAGTTGGTGACCAAGTATTGTACGGAAAATACTCGGGTACGGAAATTACCATCGATGGCAAAGAATACCTCATCATGAGAAATTCCGACATCTTCGGAATCATTTAA
- the groL gene encoding chaperonin GroEL (60 kDa chaperone family; promotes refolding of misfolded polypeptides especially under stressful conditions; forms two stacked rings of heptamers to form a barrel-shaped 14mer; ends can be capped by GroES; misfolded proteins enter the barrel where they are refolded when GroES binds), with protein sequence MAKEITFDTNARDRIKKGVDKLANAVKVTLGPKGRNVILDKKFGAPTVTKDGVSVAKEIELKDAIENMGAQLVKEVASKTADAAGDGTTTATVLAQSIYGHGIKNVAAGANPMDLKRGIDKAVESVIESLKKQSKPIKGSQEITQVATISSNNDHEIGKMIATAMEKVGKDGVITVEEAKGTETEVKTVEGMQFDRGYLSPYFVTNTEKMEADLDHPYVLIYDKKVSSMKELLPVLEATAQTGKPLLIIAEEVEGEALATLVVNKIRGALRVAAVKAPGFGDRRKAMLEDIAVLTGGKVISEETGMKLEDAKLEYLGRAEKINVDKDNTTIVNGAGKKADIQGRVNQIKAQIEVTTSDYDKEKLQERLAKLSGGVAILYIGAATEVEMKEKKDRVDDALHATRAAVQEGIIPGGGVAYIRAIEALKDVVTDNEDQATGVNIIRLALESPLRTIAENAGQEGSVIVNRVKEGKKDFGYNAGENKFEEFFAAGIIDPTKVARLALENAASIAGLLLTTEAVVSDIAEEKEAPAMPPGGGMGGMM encoded by the coding sequence ATGGCAAAAGAAATTACATTCGATACCAACGCCCGCGATAGAATCAAGAAAGGCGTTGATAAATTAGCGAACGCAGTGAAGGTGACCCTTGGTCCTAAAGGCCGCAACGTGATCCTTGACAAAAAATTTGGCGCCCCAACCGTAACAAAAGACGGTGTATCGGTAGCTAAAGAAATCGAGTTGAAAGACGCCATTGAAAACATGGGCGCTCAGCTTGTGAAAGAAGTAGCCTCTAAGACGGCCGATGCTGCCGGTGATGGTACTACTACTGCTACCGTGCTGGCTCAATCTATCTACGGACACGGAATCAAAAACGTGGCTGCAGGAGCTAACCCAATGGATTTAAAGCGTGGTATTGACAAAGCTGTTGAATCCGTTATCGAAAGCCTAAAAAAGCAATCAAAACCAATCAAAGGTTCGCAAGAAATCACTCAAGTAGCCACCATTTCATCTAACAACGACCACGAGATTGGTAAGATGATTGCAACTGCTATGGAGAAAGTGGGCAAGGATGGCGTGATCACCGTAGAAGAAGCAAAAGGAACGGAGACAGAAGTAAAAACTGTTGAAGGCATGCAGTTCGATCGCGGTTATTTGTCTCCCTACTTTGTAACCAATACCGAGAAAATGGAAGCTGATCTAGATCATCCTTACGTTTTGATCTACGATAAAAAAGTTTCATCTATGAAGGAATTGCTTCCTGTATTGGAAGCTACCGCCCAAACCGGTAAACCTTTGTTGATTATTGCTGAAGAAGTTGAAGGCGAAGCATTGGCTACTCTGGTAGTGAATAAAATCCGTGGCGCATTACGTGTAGCAGCTGTTAAAGCTCCCGGTTTTGGTGACCGCAGAAAGGCTATGTTGGAAGACATTGCAGTATTGACAGGCGGTAAAGTAATCAGCGAAGAGACAGGTATGAAGTTGGAAGACGCTAAGTTGGAATACCTAGGCCGTGCTGAAAAAATTAATGTTGATAAAGACAACACAACCATCGTAAATGGTGCTGGTAAAAAGGCGGATATTCAAGGTCGTGTAAATCAGATCAAAGCTCAAATTGAAGTGACTACGTCTGATTACGACAAAGAAAAATTACAAGAACGTTTGGCAAAGCTTTCTGGCGGTGTTGCCATCTTGTACATCGGTGCAGCTACTGAAGTTGAGATGAAAGAAAAGAAAGACCGTGTTGACGATGCATTGCATGCAACACGTGCTGCCGTTCAAGAAGGTATCATCCCTGGCGGTGGTGTAGCATACATCCGTGCTATTGAGGCATTGAAGGATGTAGTGACTGATAATGAAGATCAAGCGACTGGTGTAAATATCATCCGTTTAGCCCTTGAGTCTCCTTTAAGAACCATTGCTGAAAATGCTGGTCAAGAAGGTTCGGTAATTGTAAACCGAGTAAAAGAAGGCAAGAAAGACTTCGGTTACAATGCTGGCGAAAACAAGTTTGAAGAGTTTTTTGCAGCGGGTATCATCGATCCTACGAAAGTAGCTCGTTTAGCATTAGAAAATGCTGCATCCATTGCAGGTTTGCTATTGACGACTGAGGCCGTTGTGTCGGATATCGCAGAAGAGAAAGAAGCTCCTGCTATGCCTCCAGGCGGTGGCATGGGCGGTATGATGTAA
- a CDS encoding oligopeptide transporter, OPT family, with amino-acid sequence METPKIFKPYIAPEQNVAEFTVKSIGFGILFGILFGCSTVYLALKAGLTVSASIPIAVIAITLGRKFLKTTILENNIIQTTGSAGESIAAGVVFTLPGFLFLSPGENGVSVGESYFNYLTILILAAFGGMLGTLMMIPLRRSLIVKEHGILPYPEGTACASVLQAGEKGGDFAKTAFLGMGVAFVYAVLQKVIHVIAETPSYVTSQANKFWPSAATRSEITPEYLGVGYIIGFKISGVLVAGSVLAWWAMTPLLATLVPADTIALQLVKLGYLKDINSPGGGPVQWDPIAHSFGSYADAIYRGYIRQIGAGAVAAGGFITLIKTIPTIISSFTESVESLKEKGEAGVLRTERDLSFKVVIIGSLILVAVIALLPSNIIPGDTIIQKILIGILIIVFGFFFVTVASRIVGLVGSSNSPISGMTIATLMGTCLIFTAVGWSGKLYEPLALVVGGMICIAAANAGGTSQDLKTGYIIGATPRYQQLALFIGAIVSSIAIGIVVKILDTPTQEMLAQGVTHAIGEKFSAPQATLMATLDRGILSRNLDWQFVMVGVFIAVMIELCGIKALAFAIGLYLPLATTLPIFIGGAIKGFVDYRAEKRNEKVEEDDLGKGSLFATGLIAGGALTGVFAAILIVANESLMKSMNIEHGMVTALGENAYYILGVAFFIAMCVILFKTASRK; translated from the coding sequence ATGGAAACTCCAAAAATCTTCAAACCCTATATCGCACCAGAGCAAAACGTTGCAGAGTTCACTGTCAAGTCGATTGGTTTTGGAATTCTATTTGGAATTTTGTTCGGATGCTCTACGGTCTATCTGGCATTGAAGGCTGGTTTAACGGTGTCGGCTTCTATACCCATCGCAGTCATTGCCATTACCCTTGGTCGCAAATTTCTAAAGACAACCATTCTTGAAAACAACATCATTCAAACCACCGGTTCGGCTGGAGAATCCATTGCAGCGGGGGTAGTCTTTACCTTGCCAGGTTTTTTGTTTTTATCTCCTGGAGAAAATGGAGTTAGCGTAGGCGAGAGTTATTTTAACTACCTCACCATTTTAATTCTTGCTGCCTTTGGTGGCATGCTTGGCACACTGATGATGATTCCTTTGAGGCGATCGTTAATAGTAAAAGAGCATGGCATCCTTCCTTATCCGGAAGGAACCGCGTGTGCCTCCGTACTTCAAGCTGGGGAAAAGGGAGGTGATTTTGCCAAGACTGCGTTTTTGGGAATGGGCGTTGCGTTTGTGTATGCCGTATTACAAAAGGTAATTCACGTGATTGCGGAGACCCCATCGTACGTAACGAGTCAAGCAAATAAATTTTGGCCTAGTGCTGCAACACGTAGCGAGATTACACCGGAGTATTTGGGTGTGGGCTACATTATCGGATTCAAAATTTCAGGTGTGTTGGTGGCAGGTTCGGTATTGGCTTGGTGGGCGATGACACCCTTACTGGCAACATTGGTTCCTGCCGATACAATTGCTTTGCAATTAGTTAAACTTGGTTATCTAAAAGATATTAATTCTCCTGGTGGTGGACCTGTGCAATGGGATCCAATTGCGCACTCCTTTGGAAGTTATGCAGATGCCATATATAGGGGCTACATTAGACAGATTGGTGCAGGGGCAGTAGCTGCTGGCGGATTCATTACCCTAATTAAGACAATACCAACAATCATAAGTTCATTTACAGAGAGTGTAGAATCATTGAAAGAAAAAGGCGAGGCAGGTGTTTTGCGAACAGAACGTGATTTGTCATTCAAAGTGGTTATTATAGGTAGCTTGATTCTAGTTGCAGTTATTGCTCTTTTACCTAGCAATATTATTCCGGGTGACACAATAATTCAGAAAATTCTTATTGGGATCTTGATTATCGTTTTTGGATTCTTCTTTGTGACTGTCGCAAGCCGAATTGTGGGATTAGTTGGATCAAGTAATAGTCCAATCTCAGGAATGACAATCGCAACGTTAATGGGTACTTGCTTAATTTTTACAGCAGTAGGCTGGAGTGGTAAACTTTATGAACCGCTGGCTTTGGTGGTAGGAGGCATGATCTGCATTGCTGCAGCTAATGCTGGAGGAACTTCGCAAGATTTAAAGACTGGGTACATCATTGGGGCAACTCCTCGATATCAACAGCTAGCTCTTTTTATTGGAGCAATAGTATCATCAATAGCTATCGGGATTGTTGTAAAAATCTTAGACACGCCTACTCAGGAAATGCTGGCTCAAGGAGTTACTCACGCAATTGGTGAAAAATTTTCAGCTCCTCAAGCTACTCTAATGGCAACACTAGATCGAGGTATTCTTTCTCGAAATCTCGATTGGCAATTTGTAATGGTAGGTGTTTTCATTGCTGTGATGATTGAGTTGTGCGGCATCAAAGCGTTGGCCTTCGCAATCGGATTGTATTTACCCTTGGCTACTACACTTCCTATTTTTATCGGAGGTGCCATCAAGGGATTTGTTGACTATCGTGCGGAGAAACGAAACGAAAAAGTTGAAGAAGATGATCTGGGCAAAGGAAGTTTGTTTGCTACTGGTCTGATTGCAGGAGGTGCACTTACCGGAGTGTTTGCAGCCATCCTCATTGTTGCAAATGAAAGCCTGATGAAATCCATGAACATCGAGCACGGCATGGTAACCGCGCTTGGTGAAAATGCCTATTATATTTTGGGAGTAGCTTTCTTTATTGCTATGTGCGTAATTCTTTTCAAGACCGCCAGCAGGAAATAA